A part of Aegilops tauschii subsp. strangulata cultivar AL8/78 chromosome 2, Aet v6.0, whole genome shotgun sequence genomic DNA contains:
- the LOC109734913 gene encoding subtilisin-like protease produces the protein MAAFRIASLSLLPFLLLAVVAAGEGAGDERSTFIVHVQPQASHVFGTADDRKAWYNSFLPENVRLLHAYHHVASGFAVRLTRRELDKMSAIPGFVAAVPDRVYKLHTTHTPRFLGLDARQGGRNYSAGSGDGVIIGVLDSGVTPDHPSFSGDGMPAPPAKWKGRCDFNGRSVCNNKLIGARVFDTAVSAGNGTTSTGAPLSPIDEDGHGTHTSSTAAGAVVPGAQVLGQGRGTASGIAPRAHVAMYKVCGLEDCTSADILAGIDAAVADGCDIISMSLGGPSLPYPEDSIAVGTFAAAEKGIFVSMSAGNSGPNYTTLSNEAPWMLTVAASTMDRLIRTRVRLGNGLYFDGESVNQPDAAATVFYPLVYAGASSTPDAQFCGNGSLDGFDVKGKIVVCERGNDVGRVDKGAEVVRAGGVGMILANQAIDGFSTIADVHALPASHVSYHAGDAIMNYIKSTARPMAQIMFRGTVLGTSPAPAITSFSSRGPSLQNPGILKPDITGPGVSVLAAWPFQVGPPSLAGKYSGPTFNFESGTSMSAPHLSGIAALIKSKYPDWSPAAIKSAIMTTADSTDRSGMPITDEKGTAADLFALGAGHVDPDKAMNPGLVYDITPADYIGFLCGMYTGKEVSVIARRAVDCSAVKVIPDRLLNYPSISVTFPSSWNPMTPMVVTRKVRNVGEAPAVYYPQFDLPDNSMNVTVMPSSLRFTEANQVKVFKVTVSPRSSGDAVVVQGALRWVSDKHTVRSPMSVAFAGH, from the coding sequence ATGGCAGCCTTCAGGAtcgcctctctctccctccttcccttcctcctcctcgccgtcgtcgccgcgGGGGAGGGCGCCGGCGATGAGCGCAGCACGTTCATCGTGCACGTGCAGCCCCAGGCGAGCCACGTGTTCGGCACGGCCGACGACCGCAAGGCCTGGTACAACTCCTTCCTCCCCGAGAACGTCCGGCTCCTCCACGCCTACCACCACGTCGCCAGCGGCTTCGCGGTCCGGCTGACGCGGCGGGAGCTCGACAAGATGTCCGCCATACCCGGGTTCGTCGCCGCGGTGCCCGACCGGGTTTACAAGCTGCACACCACGCACACGCCGCGGTTCCTCGGGCTGGACGCGCGCCAGGGCGGCAGGAACTACTCGGCCGGATCCGGCGATGGCGTCATCATCGGGGTGCTCGACAGCGGCGTCACTCCCGACCACCCCTCCTTCAGCGGCGATGGCATGCCGGCGCCGCCCGCCAAGTGGAAGGGGAGGTGCGACTTCAACGGCCGCTCCGTGTGCAACAACAAGCTCATCGGCGCTCGCGTTTTCGACACTGCCGTCAGTGCTGGGAACGGCACCACCTCTACCGGTGCGCCGCTGTCGCCGATCGACGAGGATGGGCACGGCACGCACACGTCGAGCACGGCGGCGGGAGCAGTCGTGCCAGGCGCCCAGGTGCTTGGCCAGGGGAGGGGCACCGCGTCCGGGATAGCGCCCCGCGCGCACGTCGCAATGTACAAGGTGTGCGGCCTGGAGGACTGCACCAGCGCCGACATACTCGCCGGCATCGACGCTGCCGTGGCTGACGGCTGCGACATCATCTCCATGTCCCTCGGCGGGCCGTCGTTGCCGTACCCCGAGGACAGCATCGCCGTCGGCACGTTCGCCGCCGCAGAGAAGGGGATTTTCGTCAGCATGTCAGCCGGCAACTCCGGCCCAAACTACACCACGCTGTCGAACGAGGCGCCCTGGATGCTCACCGTCGCCGCGAGCACCATGGACCGTTTGATCAGAACCAGGGTGCGCCTTGGGAACGGTCTCTACTTCGATGGCGAGTCCGTGAACCAGCCGGACGCTGCGGCGACCGTCTTCTACCCGCTGGTCTACGCCGGCGCGAGCTCCACGCCAGACGCGCAGTTTTGCGGCAACGGCTCGCTGGACGGCTTCGATGTCAAGGGCAAGATAGTGGTCTGTGAGCGCGGCAATGACGTCGGTAGGGTTGACAAAGGCGCCGAGGTGGTAAGAGCCGGAGGCGTCGGCATGATTCTGGCCAACCAGGCCATTGACGGCTTCAGCACCATCGCCGACGTGCATGCCCTCCCAGCGTCGCATGTCAGCTACCACGCCGGAGACGCAATCATGAACTACATCAAGTCGACGGCGAGACCGATGGCGCAAATCATGTTCAGGGGAACGGTCCTCGGCACGTCGCCGGCCCCGGCTATCACTTCCTTCTCCTCGCGCGGGCCAAGCTTGCAGAACCCCGGCATTCTGAAGCCCGACATCACGGGCCCCGGCGTTAGCGTGCTCGCGGCGTGGCCATTCCAGGTAGGTCCACCCTCGTTGGCCGGGAAGTACTCCGGGCCGACATTCAACTTCGAGTCCGGAACGTCCATGTCGGCGCCGCACCTCAGCGGCATCGCCGCGTTGATCAAGAGCAAATACCCGGACTGGTCGCCGGCGGCGATCAAGTCCGCCATCATGACAACCGCCGACAGCACGGACCGCTCCGGCATGCCGATAACCGACGAGAAGGGGACGGCGGCGGACCTCTTCGCCCTTGGTGCCGGCCATGTCGACCCGGACAAGGCCATGAACCCCGGCCTGGTATACGACATCACCCCGGCCGATTACATCGGCTTCCTCTGCGGCATGTACACGGGCAAGGAAGTCTCCGTGATCGCGCGCCGTGCAGTGGACTGCTCGGCCGTCAAGGTGATCCCGGACCGCCTGCTGAACTACCCGTCGATCTCCGTCACGTTCCCCTCGTCGTGGAACCCGATGACTCCGATGGTGGTTACACGCAAGGTGAGGAACGTCGGAGAGGCGCCGGCGGTGTACTACCCCCAGTTCGACTTGCCGGACAACTCTATGAACGTCACCGTCATGCCGAGCTCGCTGCGGTTCACTGAGGCGAACCAGGTGAAGGTTTTCAAGGTGACCGTGTCGCCGAGGAGCAGCGGCGATGCGGTGGTGGTGCAGGGAGCGCTCCGGTGGGTGTCGGACAAGCACACCGTAAGAAGCCCCATGTCCGTCGCCTTCGCCGGACACTAG